One Nostoc sp. UHCC 0302 DNA window includes the following coding sequences:
- a CDS encoding CHAT domain-containing tetratricopeptide repeat protein — translation MTKRVKKSRQPCVKWTFWYLLPNISRYSLILLLSMVMLADTVGAKLSSAQLQIAQQPSTTQQDAIRAAAEKATNEGLELYKQGTAESLQQAIGKWQEALKLWQQVDDKRWEALTFIGIGRIYSSLGKKQEALKYYNQALPVLRAVGDRTGEATTLNNIGRIYSSLGEKQQALKYYNQALPILHAVGDRTGEATTLNSIGRIYSSLGKKQQALKYYNQALPILHAVGDRTGEATTLNNIGFVYDSLGEKQEALKYYNQALPILRAVEDRTREATTLNNIGFVYGSLGEQQQALKYYNQALSISRAVGDRTGEATTLNNIGFVYGSLGEQQQALKYYNQALPISRAVGDRTEEATTLNNIGFVYFSLGEKQEALKYYNQALPIKRAVGDRTGEATTLNNIGSVYDSLGEQQEALKYYNQALPILRAVGDRTVEATTLNNIGFVYDSLGEKQQALKYYNQVLPIRRAVGDRTGEATTLNNIGFVYGSLGEQQQALKYYNQALSISRAVGDRTGEATALNNIGFVYDSLGEKQQALKYYNQALPISRAVGDRTREAPTLSNIGFVYSSLGEKQQALKYYNQALPISRAVGDRTREAPTLSNIGFVYGSLGEKQQALKYYNQALPISRAVGDRTGEAITLNNIGSVYFSLGEKQQALKYYNQALPISRAVGDRTEEATTLSNIAGLERDRGNLPQALTQIEAAIKIIEDLRTKIINQQLRTSYFASVQGYYKFYIDLLMQLHKKDPSKGYDALALNASERSRARSLLELLTEARADIRQGVEPQLLAEERSLQQQIDARKESRIKLLSEKNTSEQVEKLNQEITELLDKYNQVLADIRAKSPRYAALTQPQPLNLEQIQSSVLDDNTILLQYSLGEEHSYLWLVTKTGMKSYELPKEADIATLAKQFYQNITQEKLDSRGGGILLNPGNSKTQITVATKLSQILLQPVARELGNKRLLIVADGILQYIPFAALPNPKQTKFQPLLVEHEIVNAPSASTIAVIRNEIKNRKVAVKKLAVLADPVFNKNDERFKSNIARGSQTTGKNSNFTDLDALAFKRSSSDLNLTFNRLKGTRTEAEKILSLVPESLSQSAFDFAANRATITSSQMSQYQIIHLATHGIFNTKHPEFSGIVLSLVDSAGNPQNGFLQLQDIFNLNLPAELVVLSACQTGLGEEVKGEGLVGLTRGFMYAGSPRVAVSLWSVGDVATSELMAKFYTKMLKENLRPAAALRAAQLEMWQNPKYTAPYFWAAFTLQGEWR, via the coding sequence ATGACCAAGCGAGTTAAAAAATCAAGACAGCCTTGCGTTAAGTGGACATTCTGGTATTTGCTACCGAATATTAGCCGTTACAGTTTAATACTACTGCTGAGTATGGTAATGCTCGCTGATACAGTGGGGGCAAAACTGAGTAGCGCACAGTTGCAGATAGCACAACAGCCAAGTACAACTCAACAAGATGCAATTCGCGCTGCTGCTGAAAAAGCCACGAATGAAGGGTTGGAGCTTTATAAACAAGGTACGGCAGAATCACTGCAACAAGCGATTGGGAAATGGCAAGAAGCGCTGAAGCTTTGGCAACAAGTTGATGATAAACGCTGGGAAGCCCTTACCTTCATTGGCATTGGCAGAATCTACTCTTCACTAGGAAAAAAGCAAGAAGCGCTCAAATACTACAACCAAGCTTTACCCGTACTCCGTGCAGTGGGGGACAGAACAGGGGAAGCCACTACCCTCAACAATATTGGCAGAATCTACTCTTCACTAGGAGAAAAGCAACAAGCGCTCAAATACTACAACCAAGCTTTACCCATACTCCATGCAGTGGGGGACAGAACAGGGGAAGCCACCACCCTCAACAGTATTGGCAGAATCTACTCTTCACTAGGAAAAAAGCAACAAGCGCTCAAATACTACAACCAAGCTTTACCCATACTCCATGCAGTGGGGGATAGAACAGGGGAAGCCACCACCCTCAACAATATTGGCTTTGTCTACGACTCATTAGGAGAAAAGCAAGAAGCGCTCAAATACTACAACCAAGCTTTACCCATACTCCGTGCAGTGGAGGACAGAACACGGGAAGCCACCACCCTCAACAATATTGGCTTTGTCTACGGCTCACTAGGAGAACAGCAACAAGCGCTCAAATACTACAACCAAGCTTTATCCATAAGCCGTGCAGTGGGGGACAGAACAGGGGAAGCCACCACCCTCAACAATATTGGCTTTGTCTACGGCTCACTAGGAGAACAGCAACAAGCGCTCAAATACTACAACCAAGCTTTACCCATAAGCCGTGCAGTGGGGGATAGAACAGAGGAAGCCACCACCCTCAACAATATTGGCTTTGTCTACTTTTCACTAGGAGAAAAGCAAGAAGCGCTCAAATACTACAACCAAGCTTTACCCATAAAGCGTGCAGTGGGGGACAGAACAGGGGAAGCCACCACCCTCAACAATATTGGCAGTGTCTACGACTCACTAGGAGAACAGCAAGAAGCGCTCAAATACTACAACCAAGCTTTACCCATACTCCGTGCAGTGGGCGACAGAACAGTGGAAGCCACCACCCTCAACAATATTGGCTTTGTCTACGACTCACTAGGAGAAAAGCAACAAGCACTCAAATACTACAACCAAGTTTTACCCATAAGGCGTGCAGTGGGGGATAGAACAGGGGAAGCCACCACCCTCAACAATATTGGCTTTGTCTACGGCTCACTAGGAGAACAGCAACAAGCGCTCAAATACTACAACCAAGCTTTATCCATAAGCCGTGCAGTGGGGGACAGAACAGGGGAAGCCACCGCCCTCAACAATATTGGCTTTGTCTACGACTCACTAGGAGAAAAGCAACAAGCGCTCAAATACTACAACCAAGCTTTACCCATAAGCCGTGCGGTGGGGGATAGAACACGGGAAGCCCCCACCCTCAGTAATATTGGCTTTGTCTACTCTTCACTAGGAGAAAAGCAACAAGCGCTCAAATACTACAACCAAGCTTTACCCATAAGCCGTGCGGTGGGGGATAGAACACGGGAAGCCCCCACCCTCAGTAATATTGGCTTTGTCTACGGCTCACTAGGAGAAAAGCAACAAGCGCTCAAATACTACAACCAAGCTTTACCCATAAGCCGTGCAGTGGGCGACAGAACAGGGGAAGCCATCACCCTCAACAATATTGGCAGTGTCTACTTTTCACTAGGAGAAAAGCAACAAGCGCTCAAATACTACAACCAAGCTTTACCCATAAGCCGTGCGGTGGGGGATAGAACAGAGGAAGCCACCACCCTCTCTAACATTGCTGGCCTAGAACGCGATCGCGGCAACCTACCACAAGCCTTGACTCAAATTGAAGCAGCAATCAAAATCATTGAAGATTTACGCACTAAAATTATTAACCAACAACTGCGTACTTCTTACTTTGCCAGTGTACAGGGTTATTACAAGTTCTACATCGACTTGTTAATGCAACTGCACAAAAAAGACCCATCAAAAGGATACGATGCTCTGGCACTCAACGCCAGCGAGCGATCTCGCGCCCGTAGTCTACTAGAACTCCTCACCGAAGCCCGTGCAGATATTCGCCAAGGGGTAGAACCACAACTTTTAGCAGAAGAACGCAGTTTACAGCAACAAATTGATGCCAGAAAAGAAAGCCGCATCAAATTACTTTCTGAGAAGAACACTTCTGAACAAGTCGAGAAACTAAATCAAGAAATTACCGAACTTTTAGATAAATATAATCAAGTTTTAGCAGATATCCGTGCCAAGAGTCCCCGTTATGCTGCACTTACTCAACCTCAACCCCTCAACCTCGAACAAATTCAGTCTTCAGTTCTCGATGACAATACGATTCTTTTGCAATATTCCCTGGGAGAAGAACACAGCTATCTTTGGCTAGTCACAAAAACCGGAATGAAAAGTTACGAATTGCCCAAAGAAGCAGATATTGCAACCTTAGCCAAACAATTCTATCAAAATATTACCCAAGAGAAATTAGACTCGCGTGGCGGAGGAATTTTACTCAATCCTGGCAATTCTAAAACTCAGATTACAGTCGCCACGAAATTAAGTCAAATATTACTGCAACCCGTAGCCAGAGAATTAGGTAATAAACGTTTGCTAATTGTTGCTGATGGCATTTTACAATATATTCCCTTTGCCGCATTACCAAATCCAAAACAAACAAAATTCCAACCTTTATTAGTAGAACACGAAATTGTCAACGCGCCTTCAGCGTCAACTATTGCTGTAATTAGAAATGAAATTAAAAATCGCAAAGTTGCTGTGAAGAAGTTAGCTGTATTAGCAGATCCAGTATTTAATAAAAATGATGAGCGATTTAAATCAAATATTGCTCGTGGCAGTCAAACTACAGGTAAAAATTCTAATTTCACTGATTTAGATGCCTTAGCATTCAAGCGTTCTAGTAGTGATTTAAATCTTACTTTTAATCGCCTCAAAGGTACGCGCACAGAAGCCGAAAAAATCTTGAGTTTAGTTCCAGAATCATTAAGCCAATCAGCTTTTGATTTTGCTGCGAATCGCGCAACGATAACTAGTTCTCAAATGAGCCAATATCAAATCATACATCTGGCGACACATGGCATTTTCAATACTAAACATCCAGAGTTTTCTGGCATAGTGCTGTCTCTAGTAGATTCAGCCGGAAATCCCCAGAATGGCTTTTTGCAACTCCAAGACATCTTTAATCTCAACCTTCCAGCAGAATTAGTAGTCTTAAGCGCTTGTCAAACCGGGTTGGGAGAGGAAGTTAAGGGAGAAGGCTTAGTAGGGTTGACAAGAGGTTTTATGTATGCAGGTAGTCCACGAGTCGCAGTTAGTTTATGGAGTGTAGGCGATGTCGCGACATCTGAATTAATGGCGAAATTTTATACCAAAATGCTCAAAGAAAATTTAAGACCTGCGGCGGCACTCAGGGCTGCACAGTTGGAGATGTGGCAAAATCCCAAATATACAGCGCCATATTTTTGGGCAGCTTTTACTCTTCAAGGTGAATGGCGATAG
- a CDS encoding Uma2 family endonuclease — MFQALPKTITFEEFLNLKPDSGCYELHDGVIVEMQPVGDHEEINGFLAGEITLEFKRLKLPYIIPKQALVKVPDRESGYSPDVIVINQKNLSSEPMWKKSSTVTQAASVPLVIEVVSTNWKDDYAHKLVDYETFGVPEYWIVDYLALGGRRYIGNPKQPTISIYYLVDDEYQVNQFRATERIISPTFPELNLTAEQIFQAGRLENEL, encoded by the coding sequence ATGTTTCAAGCTTTACCAAAAACAATCACTTTTGAAGAATTCCTGAATTTGAAACCAGACAGCGGATGCTACGAACTACATGATGGGGTAATTGTTGAAATGCAGCCAGTGGGGGATCATGAAGAGATTAATGGTTTTTTAGCTGGTGAAATAACTTTAGAGTTCAAACGATTAAAACTCCCATACATCATACCCAAGCAAGCACTGGTCAAAGTTCCTGATAGAGAATCTGGTTATTCCCCTGATGTAATAGTCATAAATCAAAAGAATCTTTCATCAGAACCGATGTGGAAAAAGTCCTCAACGGTTACTCAAGCTGCGTCTGTTCCCCTAGTTATTGAAGTCGTCAGCACTAACTGGAAAGACGATTATGCACACAAACTTGTTGATTACGAAACTTTCGGGGTTCCTGAATACTGGATTGTTGATTATTTAGCTTTAGGTGGGAGAAGGTACATTGGGAACCCTAAACAACCGACAATTTCCATTTACTACTTAGTGGATGATGAGTATCAGGTTAACCAATTTCGAGCTACTGAGCGCATCATATCCCCTACATTCCCAGAATTAAACTTGACAGCCGAACAAATTTTTCAAGCTGGGCGATTAGAAAATGAGTTATGA
- a CDS encoding DUF3656 domain-containing protein encodes MESDIFSARRYANNGLRLPSQTSLQRPELLAPAGNWDCAKAAVENGADAIYFGLDRFNARMRAQNFTEADLPSLMAFLHRRGVKGYVTVNTLIFPQELREAQQYLRTIIAAGVDAVIVQDVGICRLIRHLSPDFPIHASTQMTITSAAGVEFAKSLGCQLVVLARECSLKEINKIQQQIAQQNTSLLLEVFVHGALCVAYSGQCLTSEALGGRSANRGECAQACRMPYDLIADGEVVNLEERKYLLSPQDLAGLEVLPDLVKSGVTSLKIEGRLKAPEYVANVTRVYREALDRVMAELERPNPLAPFPTREGGKKAPLLPSERERGRGQTDPERYNLEMAFSRGLYTGWFSGINNQELVHARFGKKRGVYLGEVTRIRNEQVTLKLEAPVKPGDGIVFDCGHPEAKEEGGRVYAVVQKGKEAVLTFGQRDLNLHRVHLGDKVWKTSDPELDKQLRQSFAGENPQFQRPIHLEVYGEVGQPLIAIARDQLGNIVQVESEILLVEAHTKPLTTERLQEQLGRLGNTPFSLGTLTNHLNGAVMLPVSELNRMRREIVVQLEELRSQPKRWELRSDVSFQDLLPPSSSLSSSSPSLIVLVRTLKQLKAALKAGIQTLYCEFEDPRAYREAVQLVKNVETRLIASPLPTIWVAPPRITKPGENWILQQVRASEADGYLVRNYDQLQFFAADRCIGDFSLNVTNPLTADYFQNRFGLERLTASYDLNITQLQDLLTNYSPQSFEVTIHQHMPMFHMEHCVFCAFLSTGTDYTNCGRPCEKQEVKLRDRVGSEHVLRADAGCRNTVFNGTAQTGAEYVQRLIEMGLRHFRIEFVNETPEQVTKTIHCYQQLLQGEITGSQLWRELKLQNQLGVTRGPMGVSAQRS; translated from the coding sequence ATGGAAAGCGATATCTTCTCTGCGAGACGCTACGCGAACAACGGGCTACGCCTCCCTTCCCAAACCTCTCTTCAACGTCCAGAATTACTTGCGCCAGCGGGGAATTGGGACTGTGCCAAAGCCGCTGTGGAAAATGGGGCAGATGCGATTTACTTCGGTTTGGATCGATTCAATGCACGAATGCGGGCGCAAAATTTTACTGAGGCGGACTTGCCTAGCTTGATGGCATTTCTACACCGTCGCGGTGTTAAGGGTTATGTCACTGTCAATACACTAATTTTTCCTCAAGAACTCAGAGAAGCCCAACAATATCTCCGCACAATTATTGCTGCGGGTGTGGATGCGGTGATTGTCCAAGATGTGGGTATCTGTCGTCTCATCCGTCACCTGTCGCCAGACTTTCCTATTCATGCCTCAACTCAGATGACTATCACCAGCGCAGCGGGAGTGGAATTTGCTAAATCCCTCGGCTGTCAGTTGGTAGTGCTTGCCCGTGAATGTTCTCTTAAAGAAATTAATAAAATTCAGCAACAAATTGCCCAGCAAAATACTTCACTACTTCTGGAAGTCTTCGTTCACGGTGCTTTATGCGTAGCTTATTCCGGTCAGTGTTTGACTAGTGAAGCTTTAGGTGGACGTTCTGCTAACCGGGGCGAATGCGCTCAAGCTTGCCGGATGCCTTACGATTTAATCGCAGATGGGGAAGTTGTTAATTTAGAGGAACGCAAATATTTACTCAGTCCTCAAGACCTTGCAGGGTTAGAGGTGCTGCCAGATTTAGTTAAGTCAGGCGTAACTTCTCTCAAGATTGAAGGTCGTTTGAAAGCACCAGAATATGTTGCCAATGTCACCCGTGTTTATCGGGAAGCCTTGGATCGGGTGATGGCGGAATTGGAAAGACCTAACCCCCTAGCCCCCTTCCCTACCAGGGAAGGGGGAAAAAAGGCTCCACTCTTGCCTTCGGAAAGGGAGAGGGGGAGAGGTCAAACAGATCCAGAGCGCTACAATCTGGAGATGGCATTTTCTCGCGGACTCTACACAGGTTGGTTTAGCGGGATTAATAATCAAGAATTGGTTCATGCCCGTTTTGGTAAAAAGCGCGGGGTTTACCTGGGTGAAGTCACCCGCATTCGCAATGAACAGGTAACGCTGAAACTGGAAGCGCCTGTTAAACCTGGGGATGGAATTGTTTTTGACTGCGGACATCCTGAAGCTAAAGAAGAAGGAGGTCGGGTTTATGCAGTGGTGCAGAAGGGTAAAGAAGCGGTACTGACTTTCGGTCAACGTGATCTGAATCTGCACCGGGTGCATTTGGGCGATAAAGTATGGAAAACCAGTGACCCAGAACTTGATAAACAACTGCGTCAAAGTTTTGCTGGAGAAAATCCTCAGTTTCAACGCCCGATTCACCTAGAAGTTTATGGAGAAGTTGGTCAACCACTAATTGCGATCGCCCGTGATCAACTCGGTAATATCGTACAGGTGGAATCAGAAATATTACTAGTTGAAGCTCACACCAAACCCCTCACCACAGAACGTTTGCAAGAACAATTAGGTCGTCTTGGTAACACTCCTTTTTCTCTGGGGACACTCACCAATCATCTCAACGGTGCAGTCATGCTACCCGTGAGTGAGTTAAACCGAATGCGCCGAGAAATAGTAGTTCAATTAGAAGAGTTACGGAGTCAACCCAAACGCTGGGAGTTACGTTCTGATGTCTCTTTTCAAGACTTGCTTCCTCCTTCATCTTCTCTATCTTCTTCATCCCCCTCACTTATTGTTCTCGTAAGAACTCTCAAGCAACTCAAAGCCGCACTCAAAGCCGGAATCCAAACACTGTACTGTGAATTTGAAGACCCCCGTGCCTACCGTGAGGCAGTGCAATTAGTCAAAAATGTAGAGACGCGATTAATCGCGTCTCCACTCCCTACCATCTGGGTTGCACCACCTCGAATTACCAAACCTGGGGAAAACTGGATTTTGCAGCAAGTACGTGCTTCAGAAGCAGATGGTTATTTGGTACGAAACTATGACCAATTACAATTCTTTGCAGCAGACCGTTGTATCGGAGATTTTTCACTCAATGTTACCAACCCTTTAACCGCAGACTATTTTCAGAATCGTTTTGGTTTAGAACGGTTGACGGCATCCTATGACCTGAATATCACACAACTGCAAGACCTGCTCACCAATTACTCGCCCCAATCGTTTGAAGTGACAATTCATCAGCATATGCCAATGTTCCACATGGAGCATTGTGTCTTTTGTGCTTTTCTTTCAACGGGAACAGACTACACTAACTGTGGACGCCCTTGCGAGAAGCAGGAAGTGAAATTAAGAGACCGCGTTGGCAGCGAACACGTTCTTCGAGCGGATGCAGGTTGTCGTAATACTGTGTTTAATGGCACTGCCCAAACTGGAGCCGAGTATGTACAGCGTCTGATAGAGATGGGCTTGCGGCACTTCCGTATCGAATTTGTGAATGAAACACCAGAGCAAGTGACTAAAACGATACATTGCTACCAGCAACTACTGCAAGGCGAGATTACAGGTTCCCAACTTTGGCGAGAGTTAAAGCTGCAAAATCAGTTAGGCGTGACTCGTGGCCCTATGGGAGTATCTGCACAGCGGTCATAA
- a CDS encoding glycosyltransferase family A protein, which translates to MEQPLISIVIATYNRASSLRTYSLPAIAKLNYPNYEVVIVDDASTDDTQSFLNTSNNNIKNLLVLRNNRNQGACFSRNLGVAHTKGKIVVLMDDDVSPFPDCLDEIIKVYTEDPDVMVIWGCIYEQGGSLAKGTATFGTGSLWSLRREVFEHFRFDTNLRYFRSTACDEHDLARRIQKHNFKIIKAKTVKADHYHAPAENRIWRGIGGDLNYLYEKLKYGSIFQYYGLFILGILLLPKRLLRKGEVNKNLQNHPYYQVFETPNRLLVFIKQRQLFMAAKWLFYILIDIPFRAKTKGIFESLTKAYSTKWPA; encoded by the coding sequence ATGGAACAGCCACTTATATCTATAGTAATAGCAACCTATAATAGAGCTTCAAGTTTACGTACCTATAGTTTGCCAGCGATCGCTAAACTCAACTATCCAAACTATGAGGTAGTAATAGTTGATGATGCCTCAACAGATGATACACAAAGCTTTCTTAATACTTCTAACAATAATATAAAAAATCTGCTCGTTCTACGAAACAATAGAAACCAAGGAGCTTGCTTTTCCAGAAATCTCGGTGTTGCTCATACTAAAGGTAAGATTGTTGTCCTTATGGATGACGATGTAAGCCCGTTCCCTGATTGCCTTGATGAAATAATCAAAGTTTATACAGAAGACCCAGATGTCATGGTTATTTGGGGATGTATTTACGAACAGGGTGGTTCTTTGGCTAAAGGAACAGCAACATTTGGCACTGGTAGCCTCTGGTCATTGCGACGAGAAGTCTTTGAGCATTTTCGCTTCGACACCAATCTTCGATATTTCCGCAGCACTGCTTGCGACGAACACGATTTAGCACGACGAATTCAGAAGCATAATTTCAAAATTATTAAAGCTAAAACAGTCAAGGCAGATCATTACCATGCACCTGCTGAAAACAGAATCTGGAGAGGGATAGGCGGAGACCTCAATTACCTTTATGAAAAATTGAAATATGGCTCTATTTTTCAGTATTATGGCTTGTTCATTCTTGGGATTTTATTGCTACCAAAACGACTGCTAAGAAAAGGTGAAGTGAATAAAAATTTGCAAAATCACCCTTATTATCAAGTGTTTGAAACACCTAATCGTTTACTTGTATTTATAAAACAGCGCCAATTATTTATGGCTGCAAAGTGGTTGTTTTATATTCTAATAGATATTCCCTTCCGGGCTAAGACAAAAGGAATTTTCGAGTCCCTTACTAAAGCTTACAGCACTAAATGGCCTGCATAA
- a CDS encoding deoxyguanosinetriphosphate triphosphohydrolase, producing MMDWKKLLTPKRLGKTELENPQFDRTPFLRDYDRLVFSSPFRRLKDKTQVFSLSTNDYIRTRLIHSLEVSCVGRSLGRMVGEKIVDTHKLNDYGFSASDFGDIISAACLAHDIGNPPFGHSGEDAIRTGFESWYNTVNHVGEELLSKSQKTDFDSFEGNAQGFRILTKLEMRPQKGGMQLTCPTLAAFTKYPRESLLSESTLNGYSGRSVNKHGFFQAEKDLFAEVAETVGLIRRHDNAAWWSRHPLAFLVEAADDICYSIVDVEDAHRMGYISFEKTTCLLNKIAEIDINKHDESDVEKVKRLRAKAIHNLIGQATDIFLGNEQEILSGEFDEDLLSRSRYENDLEEIGKVTRSSVFEHRNVVNIQIAGYEVLGKLFSEFINAILNDSKKAKLIYHMLPREYYPNSDEDTYSKILRVTDYISGMTDSYATSLFQQFSGISLG from the coding sequence ATGATGGATTGGAAGAAACTTCTGACACCAAAAAGACTTGGCAAGACTGAACTAGAAAATCCTCAGTTTGATCGTACTCCTTTTCTGAGAGACTATGATCGCCTAGTATTTTCCTCACCTTTTCGTCGCCTCAAAGATAAAACCCAGGTTTTTTCGTTGTCTACAAATGATTACATTCGTACTCGTCTGATTCACAGCCTCGAAGTTTCCTGTGTCGGTCGATCCCTGGGTAGGATGGTGGGTGAGAAAATTGTAGACACACACAAGCTTAATGACTATGGGTTCAGTGCTTCAGACTTTGGTGATATTATCTCTGCTGCTTGTCTAGCTCATGATATCGGTAATCCTCCTTTCGGTCATTCTGGAGAAGATGCTATCCGTACAGGATTTGAATCCTGGTACAACACTGTTAACCATGTAGGAGAAGAACTTCTCAGCAAGTCTCAAAAAACTGACTTTGATTCATTTGAGGGCAATGCACAGGGTTTTCGTATTCTAACTAAGCTTGAAATGCGTCCTCAAAAAGGGGGAATGCAACTCACCTGCCCAACTTTAGCTGCTTTCACAAAGTACCCTAGAGAATCATTACTATCAGAATCTACCTTAAACGGTTACTCAGGTAGAAGTGTTAATAAACATGGTTTCTTTCAGGCAGAAAAAGATTTATTTGCTGAAGTAGCAGAAACAGTTGGGCTAATTCGCCGTCATGACAATGCAGCATGGTGGTCTCGACACCCGCTTGCTTTTCTTGTTGAAGCAGCTGATGACATTTGTTATTCAATCGTTGATGTAGAAGACGCCCATCGCATGGGTTACATCTCATTTGAAAAAACCACGTGCTTGCTTAATAAAATTGCAGAAATTGATATTAACAAACATGATGAAAGCGATGTAGAAAAAGTTAAGCGCTTGCGTGCCAAAGCTATCCATAATCTCATAGGACAGGCAACTGACATTTTCTTAGGAAACGAGCAAGAAATACTTTCTGGAGAGTTTGACGAAGATTTATTATCCCGAAGTCGTTATGAAAATGACTTAGAGGAAATTGGGAAGGTAACCCGATCATCTGTTTTCGAGCATCGTAATGTCGTTAATATCCAAATAGCTGGTTATGAAGTTTTAGGAAAACTATTTTCTGAGTTTATTAATGCTATTCTAAATGACAGCAAAAAAGCAAAGTTAATCTATCATATGCTTCCCAGGGAATATTACCCGAATTCGGACGAAGATACCTATAGCAAAATCCTAAGAGTTACAGACTATATTTCTGGCATGACTGATTCTTACGCTACCAGTTTATTCCAACAATTTAGCGGTATTTCCTTGGGATAA
- a CDS encoding type II toxin-antitoxin system HicA family toxin, producing MPKKIRELKAILLKAGFFYRPAKGSHTFWTHPLIPDEPVTIAGNDGDDAPRYLEKQVNSVLKKLGEIEEE from the coding sequence ATGCCCAAGAAAATCAGAGAGTTAAAGGCAATTTTGTTGAAAGCTGGGTTTTTCTACCGTCCTGCTAAAGGTAGTCATACTTTTTGGACTCATCCACTGATACCTGATGAACCAGTTACTATTGCAGGAAATGATGGAGATGATGCACCTCGATATCTTGAAAAGCAAGTCAATAGTGTTTTGAAGAAGCTAGGGGAAATAGAGGAAGAATGA
- a CDS encoding type II toxin-antitoxin system HicB family antitoxin, with amino-acid sequence MNDRYSMVIQWSDEDNCYLVHLPEFSWQQFHTHGKTYEEAAKHGQEVIESLIEWYEDQGKSLPEPITFPQKPLKVA; translated from the coding sequence ATGAACGATCGCTACAGTATGGTCATCCAATGGTCGGATGAGGATAACTGCTACTTGGTACACTTACCAGAATTTTCGTGGCAGCAATTCCACACTCATGGCAAGACTTATGAAGAAGCCGCCAAACATGGACAAGAAGTGATTGAATCATTGATTGAATGGTATGAAGACCAAGGAAAATCTCTGCCAGAGCCAATTACTTTTCCTCAGAAGCCGTTAAAAGTGGCGTAA